The Theropithecus gelada isolate Dixy chromosome 3, Tgel_1.0, whole genome shotgun sequence genomic sequence CAGTATATGAAAATGTGAATCGCTTTGTTTATATGTTTGAAAAGACGTACAGGAATATATACTTAAAGTCCTGCCATAACCAGCTGCTCTTTAGCATTTGTTTCAGtgggcaccccccacccccatcctgcaCTCTTTAGGCTGCCACTGGCTGTCCCCACTGCACGGTCCTCTGGGGACCACCCCAGAGGCTGTGTGCAAGGTCAACCAGGAAccccatctgcccacctcaggaaCAGGGCAAAGGTCCAGGAACCCACACCTCCTCCCTAACCCACACCCCCTCCCCAACACACGATGCCCACTGCCGTGGGCATATTGGTCCTTGTCCCCACTGCCCAGTAACCACCTGGTGCTGCCCGAGGTTGCCTTCCTGTGACTGGTCTGGGTAGGGCCCTCAGGAGGGAGGCCAAGATGTGCTCGTGTGAGTGCCTGCAGGGCCAGGTCAGTGCACACTGAGGCGACAGGTAGGGCAGGCAAAGGGCAGGAGACGAAGGAGCAGGGATGGTGCAGGGGAGGAAGGGTTCTTCAACCTTGTCTTCAACGAAGCTCACACAGCAACAATGAGGGAGAGTGTTGCAATGAGGGGTGGGATGCCCCTAGGTGGAGGCATGGAGGGAACCTGCATCCAGTGGGGATGCTGCCAGGTGAGAAGGCACAAGGGAGGGGTGAGTGCAGGTGGGCTGCCCCACCAAAGGCTGCTTCCTGAGCCTGGCCTTGGTGGCTCTCTGGCTCCCCAGGCCCCAAGAACAGAGGCCAGCGTGGACACGACCCAGGTAAGTAGGTAGCACTTGTGGGGTGGACAGGGAGGGGGTGAGGAGTGCTGTCGCTGCTCTGAGTAGTGGAGTTCTGGCTGACAGTGTGGAGGTCTGGGATTGGGGTACAAAAGGGTAAAAACCAACTACAACACAAGGAGATAAATGCAGCAACTGCCATACTCACCTAGTGCTTACCCCGTGTCAAGTGTTAAGGGCCTTGAAGAAGCGGGTGGCTAGGAGCCAGTTCTTGGCAGCCTGGCCTCCAGGAAGGCAAGTACACACTGGGAGCACCAGCCTTGTCCTCCAGAGTGTCACAATTCAGCACTGAGTCAGGATGTAGATGGATGTGGGAGGAGACCTTGAGCAGCCAGTGGGCCTCTGTGCATCAGGACACCCTGTAGCCCCTGCCTGTACTGGGGATCAAGAACTGAAGGCCCAGTCAGGATTGCTGGCTATGATCACCCTCACCCAGCTCAACCAGAAAGCTGTCCCCACCCAGAGAATGGGGGATACCCAGAGTGCCTGGAGGATGAAGAGTGTGGAGGATCTGAGCCCACTCACCCAGAATGACACCTGGGCTCCTGCAGAGCCACTCAGGACATCAGGACACTACGTTGAGCTTCTGGGATCTGGTGGGGAAGCCTGGGCATCCCACTCAAGAGGATTTCAATGCAGTTCCACACCTCCGGTCATGAGCCCTTGTTCCTGCCTTCCCTCTGAGGgttcccctttcctttttttgcaaCTCACAATGAGTGTCCCGGCCTGGGCATCATTCCAGGAGTCAGTGAAACCATTTCTGTATACCACCTTGCATTGTGGCTAGCTGAGCCAGCAAGATCCAGTATCTTGCAAGCCACCAGCCTTCTCTAGGGTGATTCAAATGAATTCTGGGAAGGCCCAGCCTCACTCATTGCCTTGAACAGAAATAGCAGCTCCCTGCTTCCCCAGCAGGCTCTGAACACTtctctgcattttttaaatgcgCAGGCACTCTTCTGAAGGACTCAGCATCAGCTATGTGAGAAGCAAGAGGGGTTTTAGTAAATCCCGAACCACTCAATACCCTCTCCAGGATATGTCCTCCACCCACCATGGAATTTACAAATGAGTAACAAGTAAGAAGGTGTGCTGGCTTGGGGGCACCCAGCCCTGAACTCAAATATTACTTCTTTTTTGAATAGTTGTGTGgcctgggcaagttgcttaacttctctgaagcTGTTTCCTTACCTGCACAATAAAAGCAAGTATTTAGGAGAAGATTAAACTGAATAGCATCCATGAAAGTACTAGGTATAGTGCCTGGTGACCATGAGCTTCCTTTTCCTAAGAGCACGGGAAACTTTCCTGTAATCTACAAACGGGAATACCTGAGGTAACTCAGGTGGGGATTCTAATTTCCATTCCGCCATGGAAGGTGCATCAATGGTCTGGAACAAAGCCGCCTATTCACCAGTCACATTTGGGGGAACCTCCCCTGTGCCAATCCATAGATAAGGCACTGGGAATGTAAACATGAATATG encodes the following:
- the C3H7orf65 gene encoding LOW QUALITY PROTEIN: uncharacterized protein C7orf65 homolog (The sequence of the model RefSeq protein was modified relative to this genomic sequence to represent the inferred CDS: inserted 2 bases in 2 codons; deleted 1 base in 1 codon; substituted 2 bases at 2 genomic stop codons), whose amino-acid sequence is MRRSLTESTAGMRLWPDPREGGSGKETASEKLSNLPRPHNYSKKKXYLSSGLADAESFRRVPXAFKKCREVFRACWGSRELLFLFKAMSEAGPSQNSFXITLEKAGGLQDTGSCWLSXPQCKVVYRNGFTDSWNDAQAGTLIVSCKKGKGNPQREGRNKGS